The following are encoded in a window of Pseudomonas sp. St316 genomic DNA:
- a CDS encoding ammonium transporter: MTLRKFAGLGALLSFAMPGLAMAEEAAAPVLNSGDTAWMLTATILVLFMTIPGLALFYGGMVRSKNLLSVMMQCFAITGLISILWVIYGYSIAFDTTGMEQGVVNFNSFIGGFGKAFLAGVTPASLTGPAALFPEAVFITFQMTFAIITPALIVGAFAERMKFSAMLVFMGVWFTLVYAPIAHMVWSGNGGLLWDWGVLDFAGGTVVHINAGVAGLVACLVLGKRKGFPTTPMAPHNLGYTLMGAAMLWVGWFGFNAGSAVAANGTAGMAMLVTQIATAAAALGWMFAEWITHGKPSALGIASGVVAGLVAITPAAGTVGPMGALVIGLAAGVVCFFCATTLKRKLGYDDSLDAFGVHGIGGILGAILTGVFAAPALGGFGTVTDIGAQVWIQFKGVGFTVVYTAIVTFIILKVLDAVMGLRVTEEEEAVGLDLAQHNERGYNL, translated from the coding sequence ATGACTCTGCGTAAATTCGCAGGGCTAGGAGCCCTGTTGTCCTTCGCAATGCCTGGCCTGGCCATGGCAGAAGAAGCGGCAGCCCCAGTCCTGAACTCCGGCGACACCGCCTGGATGCTCACGGCCACGATTCTTGTACTGTTCATGACCATTCCTGGCCTGGCGCTGTTCTACGGCGGCATGGTTCGGTCGAAAAACCTTCTTTCCGTGATGATGCAGTGCTTTGCCATTACCGGTCTGATCAGCATCCTGTGGGTCATCTATGGCTACAGCATTGCGTTCGACACCACCGGCATGGAGCAGGGCGTCGTCAACTTCAATTCCTTCATCGGCGGTTTCGGCAAAGCCTTCCTGGCGGGCGTCACGCCAGCCAGCCTGACCGGCCCGGCGGCGCTGTTCCCTGAAGCGGTGTTCATCACCTTCCAGATGACCTTCGCCATCATCACCCCGGCCCTGATCGTCGGCGCATTTGCCGAGCGGATGAAGTTCTCCGCCATGCTGGTCTTCATGGGCGTGTGGTTCACCCTGGTGTATGCGCCGATTGCGCACATGGTCTGGTCCGGTAACGGCGGCCTGCTGTGGGACTGGGGCGTGCTGGACTTCGCCGGCGGCACCGTGGTGCACATCAACGCCGGTGTCGCAGGCCTGGTGGCGTGCCTGGTATTGGGCAAGCGCAAAGGCTTCCCGACCACGCCAATGGCGCCGCATAACCTGGGTTACACCCTGATGGGCGCGGCCATGCTGTGGGTCGGCTGGTTCGGTTTCAACGCCGGTTCCGCTGTCGCCGCCAACGGCACCGCCGGCATGGCGATGCTAGTGACCCAGATCGCGACCGCTGCGGCGGCGCTGGGCTGGATGTTTGCCGAGTGGATCACCCACGGCAAGCCAAGCGCACTGGGCATCGCCTCGGGCGTCGTGGCGGGCCTGGTTGCCATCACCCCGGCTGCCGGCACCGTGGGCCCGATGGGCGCCCTGGTCATCGGCCTGGCAGCGGGCGTGGTGTGCTTCTTCTGCGCCACTACCCTCAAGCGCAAACTCGGCTACGACGACTCCCTGGACGCCTTCGGCGTGCACGGCATCGGCGGTATCCTCGGCGCGATCCTGACCGGTGTGTTCGCGGCACCGGCCCTGGGTGGCTTCGGCACCGTGACCGATATCGGTGCGCAAGTGTGGATTCAATTCAAGGGCGTGGGTTTCACGGTGGTCTACACCGCGATCGTCACCTTCATCATCCTCAAGGTCCTGGACGCCGTCATGGGTCTGCGTGTCACCGAGGAAGAAGAAGCGGTGGGCCTGGACCTGGCCCAGCACAACGAACGTGGCTACAACCTGTAG
- the sutA gene encoding transcriptional regulator SutA, producing the protein MSDDDLENDDLEVGDEDEAEEGLEAAAEDVADDDGADVPVPTAKGKAKAAVSVDELPSVEAKNKERDALAKAMEEFLARGGKVQEVEANVVADPPKKPDNKYGSRPI; encoded by the coding sequence ATGAGCGACGATGATCTGGAAAACGACGACCTCGAAGTAGGCGACGAAGACGAGGCCGAAGAAGGCCTTGAAGCGGCGGCTGAAGACGTTGCCGACGATGATGGGGCCGATGTTCCGGTTCCTACCGCCAAAGGCAAGGCCAAGGCTGCGGTGTCGGTCGACGAGTTGCCGAGCGTAGAGGCCAAGAACAAGGAGCGTGATGCGCTCGCCAAGGCCATGGAGGAATTCCTGGCCAGGGGCGGTAAGGTGCAGGAAGTGGAAGCCAACGTGGTCGCTGATCCGCCCAAGAAGCCTGACAACAAGTACGGCAGCCGCCCTATCTGA
- a CDS encoding methyl-accepting chemotaxis protein, with protein MNWLNDAKLSTKLITSFFLCALITLAVGMLGVSGVSALSTRLLGVFNNNLVSVANTSQTKTKAVGQTRDMYRLYVATAGNAPQSMKDEFLASMKANQLASEQAFAAYRKGILAEDERLAGDQMARDWPVYQAMVQQYVAMMAAGDLENGRALLLGDLQKTYRKVMDQLTIMIDSNDRQISEDAKAATQQEVTAKTVLYSGIVVAFIAALLLGVFISRLISRPIATAVDCAQRIAQGDLTQHITSRGRDEAGQLLKALGDMQTSLKSTIQQIANASDQLASAAEELTAVTDDGSRALIRQNDEIQQAATAVTEMTSAVEEVARNAVSTSQASQSTSTQASEGRDQARSAVQAINNATQEITSSTGLVRDLAVQVRDIGKVLDVIRGIAEQTNLLALNAAIEAARAGEQGRGFAVVADEVRALAARTQASTGEIESMIHSVQDRADSAVDAMGKSQTLVTETQSLARATGEALELIADGISQINDRNLVIATASEEQAHVAREVDRNLVNIQDLSTQTAAGANQTNASSQELSNLALSFNTLVGRFRL; from the coding sequence ATGAACTGGCTCAATGATGCAAAATTATCGACCAAACTGATCACCTCGTTTTTCCTCTGTGCCTTGATCACGCTCGCCGTGGGCATGCTGGGCGTCAGTGGTGTTTCCGCGCTGTCGACACGCTTGCTGGGGGTGTTCAACAACAACCTGGTTTCGGTCGCCAACACGTCGCAGACCAAGACCAAGGCGGTTGGCCAGACGCGCGACATGTACCGGCTGTATGTCGCTACCGCCGGCAACGCCCCGCAGAGCATGAAGGATGAGTTTCTTGCCTCGATGAAAGCCAATCAGTTGGCCAGTGAACAGGCCTTCGCCGCTTACCGTAAAGGGATCCTGGCTGAAGACGAGCGCCTGGCCGGCGACCAGATGGCCCGCGATTGGCCGGTCTACCAGGCCATGGTTCAGCAGTACGTGGCGATGATGGCGGCTGGCGATCTGGAGAACGGCCGCGCCCTGCTGCTGGGTGACCTGCAGAAAACCTATCGCAAGGTGATGGACCAGTTGACCATCATGATCGACTCCAATGACCGCCAGATCAGCGAAGACGCCAAGGCCGCCACGCAGCAGGAGGTGACGGCCAAGACCGTGTTGTACAGCGGCATCGTCGTGGCCTTCATTGCCGCGCTGCTGTTGGGCGTGTTTATCAGCCGCCTGATCAGCCGACCCATTGCCACGGCGGTCGATTGCGCGCAACGCATCGCCCAGGGCGACCTGACCCAGCACATCACCAGCCGCGGTCGCGACGAGGCCGGTCAATTGCTCAAGGCCTTGGGTGACATGCAGACGAGCTTGAAGTCCACCATCCAGCAGATTGCCAACGCTTCGGACCAGTTGGCTTCTGCCGCCGAGGAACTGACGGCGGTCACCGATGATGGCAGTCGTGCCTTGATCCGGCAGAATGACGAGATCCAGCAGGCCGCCACGGCCGTGACCGAGATGACTTCGGCGGTCGAGGAAGTGGCTCGCAACGCGGTCTCCACTTCACAGGCTTCGCAATCGACCAGCACGCAGGCCAGTGAAGGACGTGATCAGGCTCGTAGCGCGGTGCAGGCGATCAACAACGCCACCCAGGAAATTACCTCATCCACCGGACTGGTCAGGGACCTTGCCGTGCAGGTCCGCGATATCGGCAAGGTGCTGGATGTGATCCGCGGGATCGCCGAACAGACCAACCTGTTGGCGCTCAACGCGGCCATCGAGGCGGCCCGCGCCGGGGAGCAGGGTCGCGGCTTCGCCGTGGTGGCCGATGAGGTTCGCGCCCTGGCGGCGCGGACCCAGGCGTCCACCGGTGAAATCGAGAGCATGATCCACTCGGTGCAGGACCGTGCCGACAGTGCGGTTGATGCCATGGGCAAGAGCCAGACGCTGGTGACCGAGACCCAAAGTCTGGCCCGCGCCACTGGCGAGGCATTGGAGCTGATTGCCGACGGTATTTCGCAGATCAATGACCGTAACCTAGTGATTGCCACGGCGTCCGAGGAACAGGCCCATGTGGCCCGTGAGGTCGATCGCAATCTGGTGAATATCCAGGATCTCTCGACCCAGACTGCGGCTGGGGCGAACCAGACCAATGCTTCGAGCCAGGAGCTGTCCAACCTGGCCCTGTCATTCAATACCCTGGTCGGCCGTTTCCGTCTCTGA
- a CDS encoding accessory factor UbiK family protein — MLAPKDLLDALSGHASRILSGDTPLPKSEIESQFKALLQSGFSKLDLVSREEFDSQMVVLARTRARLESLEAKVAELEARLAPVAE, encoded by the coding sequence ATGCTTGCGCCCAAAGACCTCCTCGACGCCCTGAGCGGCCACGCCTCCCGCATCTTGAGTGGCGACACGCCGCTGCCCAAAAGCGAAATCGAAAGCCAGTTCAAAGCCCTGCTGCAAAGCGGCTTCAGCAAACTGGACCTGGTGAGCCGGGAAGAATTCGACAGCCAAATGGTCGTGCTGGCCCGGACCCGGGCGCGGCTGGAGAGCCTGGAGGCGAAGGTGGCGGAGTTGGAAGCGCGACTGGCTCCGGTAGCGGAATAA
- the glnK gene encoding P-II family nitrogen regulator, with protein MKLVTAIIKPFKLDDVRESLSEIGVQGITVTEVKGFGRQKGHTELYRGAEYVVDFLPKVKIDVAIDDKDLDRVIEAITKAANTGKIGDGKIFVVNLEQAIRIRTGETDTDAI; from the coding sequence ATGAAGCTAGTCACTGCCATCATCAAGCCGTTCAAGTTGGACGACGTGCGCGAGTCGTTGTCCGAGATCGGCGTGCAGGGCATTACCGTTACTGAGGTCAAAGGCTTCGGCCGGCAGAAAGGTCACACCGAGCTGTATCGCGGCGCGGAGTACGTGGTCGATTTCCTGCCCAAGGTGAAGATCGATGTCGCCATTGACGACAAGGATCTTGATCGGGTGATCGAGGCTATCACCAAGGCCGCCAACACCGGCAAGATCGGTGACGGGAAGATCTTTGTGGTCAATCTGGAACAGGCTATCCGCATCCGTACCGGCGAAACCGATACCGACGCCATCTAA
- a CDS encoding secondary thiamine-phosphate synthase enzyme YjbQ produces the protein MWQQTLITLRARPRGFHLVTDELLAGLPELQACRVGLLHLWLQHTSASLTINENADPAVRRDFERFFNRLIPQGTADYEHNDEGLDDLPAHFKASVLGCQISLPVTAGRLALGTWQGVYLGEHRDHGGARKVLATLYGDGA, from the coding sequence ATGTGGCAACAGACGCTGATAACGCTGCGGGCAAGGCCTCGGGGCTTTCATCTGGTGACGGACGAGTTGCTCGCCGGCCTGCCTGAACTCCAGGCGTGTCGTGTCGGTCTGTTGCATCTGTGGCTGCAGCATACCTCGGCTTCGTTGACCATCAACGAGAACGCCGATCCGGCGGTACGTCGGGACTTCGAACGATTTTTCAATCGGCTGATCCCACAAGGAACCGCCGATTATGAGCACAACGACGAAGGCCTGGACGACCTCCCGGCGCACTTCAAGGCCAGTGTGCTCGGTTGTCAGATCAGCCTGCCGGTCACGGCAGGACGGCTGGCATTGGGTACCTGGCAAGGTGTTTATCTGGGCGAGCACCGTGATCACGGCGGTGCTCGTAAAGTCCTCGCCACCTTGTACGGTGACGGGGCGTAA